The Neomonachus schauinslandi chromosome 4, ASM220157v2, whole genome shotgun sequence genome includes a region encoding these proteins:
- the LOC110579041 gene encoding neurogenic locus notch homolog protein 4-like yields MGGASCPPCATRVLRGRRGARAMGPLLRAGRSWSAARPAPGWPQMAAQRPGFLGPEPWPVAPRGAGRRRPVIGRGRRECRTLSGRGRLCPCPPPFHRPRWVRSEGSGRQGARGPGSAFNGGNSTVGKRNFYEITDSENGKR; encoded by the exons ATGGGCGGCGCATCCTGCCCTCCGTGCGCGACCCGTGTCCTGAGGGGACGCCGCGGCGCCCGCGCCATGGGCCCCCTCCTCCGGGCGGGGCGCAGTTGGAGCGCGGCGCGCCCTGCCCCGGGATGGCCGCAGATGGCCGCCCAGCGGCCGGGTTTTCTCGGGCCCGAGCCGTGGCCGGTGGCGCCGCGCGGGGCCGGGAGGCGCCGGCCTGTGATTGGCCGAGGCCGCCGTGAATGCAGGACATTGTCTGGTCGCGGCCGTCTCTGTCCCTGCCCGCCGCCCTTCCACAGACCAAGATGGGTGCGGAGCGAGGGCTCTGGTCGCCAAGGTGCCCGCGGGCCAGGGAGTGCCTTCAATGGTGGGAACAGCACAGTGGGAAAACGTAACTTTTACGAGATCACGGATTCTGAGAATGGCAAAAG GTGA